The Meiothermus sp. CFH 77666 genome has a window encoding:
- the pdhA gene encoding pyruvate dehydrogenase (acetyl-transferring) E1 component subunit alpha translates to MDTVQYLDDHGKPLRDIPLSHEELLQGYRALRRARHFDERALVLQRQGRLGVYPPFRGQEAAQVGVALCLKADHDWLLPSYRESAAALTFGMPISKLILSWRADPAGWGAPPDVNMVQFYIPIATQIPQAAGVAHAQRLLGKDAVAAVFIGDGGTSEGDFHEGLNFASVFNAPLLVVVQNNGWAISVPTQKQMKVQRIAQKAQGYGIPGVTVDGNDLVAVWSVAREAVARARQGEGPTLIEALTYRVAPHTSSDDPSRYRTEEETERWLKRDPILRMKNCLLHLGLWSEAQEAELTEALEGEFLAAVEEADQAKEPRPWEIVEQVYLEMQPDQLAAWKYLRGEA, encoded by the coding sequence GTGGACACAGTGCAATACCTCGACGATCACGGTAAACCGTTGCGGGACATACCCCTGAGCCACGAGGAGTTACTCCAGGGCTACCGGGCCCTGCGCCGGGCCCGGCACTTCGACGAGCGGGCGCTGGTTTTGCAGCGCCAGGGGCGGCTGGGGGTGTATCCCCCTTTTCGGGGCCAGGAGGCCGCCCAGGTAGGGGTGGCCCTGTGCTTGAAGGCCGACCACGACTGGCTTCTGCCCAGCTACCGCGAAAGCGCGGCGGCCCTTACCTTTGGGATGCCCATCAGCAAGCTGATTCTGAGCTGGCGGGCCGACCCGGCAGGCTGGGGCGCACCGCCCGATGTGAATATGGTGCAGTTTTACATTCCCATCGCCACCCAGATCCCCCAGGCGGCGGGCGTGGCCCATGCCCAAAGGCTTTTGGGCAAAGATGCCGTAGCGGCGGTTTTTATCGGCGACGGCGGCACCTCCGAGGGCGACTTCCACGAGGGGCTGAACTTTGCCTCGGTGTTCAACGCCCCCTTGCTGGTGGTGGTGCAAAACAACGGCTGGGCCATCAGCGTGCCCACCCAGAAGCAGATGAAGGTGCAGCGCATTGCCCAGAAGGCCCAGGGGTACGGCATTCCGGGGGTCACGGTGGACGGCAACGACCTGGTGGCGGTCTGGAGCGTGGCCCGGGAAGCCGTGGCCAGGGCCCGTCAAGGCGAAGGCCCGACCCTGATCGAGGCCCTCACCTACCGGGTAGCCCCCCACACCTCCTCCGACGACCCCAGCCGCTACCGCACCGAGGAGGAAACCGAGCGCTGGCTGAAGCGCGACCCCATTTTGCGCATGAAAAACTGCCTCCTGCACCTGGGGCTCTGGAGCGAGGCGCAGGAAGCCGAACTCACGGAGGCACTCGAGGGTGAGTTCCTGGCTGCGGTGGAAGAGGCCGACCAGGCCAAAGAGCCTAGGCCCTGGGAAATTGTGGAGCAGGTCTACCTGGAGATGCAGCCCGACCAACTGGCCGCCTGGAAGTATCTGCGGGGGGAAGCATGA
- a CDS encoding alpha-ketoacid dehydrogenase subunit beta, translating into MIAERETRVLNNVQAINEALDLALAQDPRVVVFGEDVGRMGGVFRASDGLQQKYGEQRVFDTPLAESGIVGFGIGLAMAGLRPVAEIQFAGFLYPALDQILSHLGRMRHRTRGRFTVPMVIRAPYGGGVKTPEQHADSPEAVLCHVPGVKVVIPASPERAKGLLLSAIEDPDPVFFLEAIKLYRGVKGEVPEGYYTLPLGKARVVREGQAASLFCYGGMVEVCQKAAEVAAREGVGLEVVDLETLVPLDTETIVASVQKTGRAVVVYEAMRTGGFGAEIAARIAEEALDYLQAPIVRVAGWDAPYPPFSAVENYYRPDAKRVLEAVRKVLTH; encoded by the coding sequence ATGATTGCCGAGCGCGAGACCCGGGTTCTGAACAACGTACAGGCCATCAACGAAGCCCTCGACCTGGCCCTGGCCCAAGACCCCCGGGTGGTGGTCTTTGGGGAGGACGTGGGTAGGATGGGCGGGGTCTTCCGGGCTTCCGATGGCTTGCAGCAGAAGTACGGCGAGCAGCGGGTTTTTGACACTCCCCTGGCCGAGTCGGGTATTGTGGGCTTTGGGATCGGGCTGGCCATGGCCGGGCTCAGGCCGGTAGCGGAGATTCAGTTCGCGGGCTTTTTGTACCCGGCCCTGGATCAGATTCTCTCGCACCTGGGCCGGATGCGCCACCGCACCCGGGGGCGCTTTACGGTTCCGATGGTTATTCGGGCGCCCTACGGTGGCGGGGTGAAAACCCCCGAGCAGCACGCCGATAGCCCCGAGGCCGTGCTCTGCCACGTGCCGGGGGTCAAGGTGGTGATTCCTGCGTCACCCGAGCGGGCCAAGGGGCTATTGCTCTCGGCTATCGAAGACCCCGACCCGGTCTTTTTCCTCGAGGCCATCAAGCTCTACCGGGGGGTGAAGGGCGAGGTGCCGGAAGGCTACTACACCCTGCCCCTGGGCAAGGCTCGAGTGGTGCGCGAAGGCCAGGCAGCCAGCCTCTTCTGCTACGGCGGCATGGTGGAGGTCTGCCAGAAAGCCGCCGAGGTGGCGGCACGGGAAGGGGTGGGGCTGGAGGTGGTGGACCTCGAGACCCTGGTTCCCCTCGATACCGAAACGATTGTTGCGTCGGTGCAGAAAACCGGCCGCGCAGTGGTGGTCTACGAGGCCATGCGCACCGGCGGCTTTGGGGCCGAGATTGCCGCCCGCATTGCCGAAGAAGCCCTGGACTACCTGCAAGCCCCCATCGTGCGGGTAGCAGGTTGGGACGCCCCCTATCCCCCTTTCAGCGCGGTGGAAAATTACTACCGCCCCGACGCCAAGCGGGTGCTCGAGGCGGTGCGAAAGGTGCTGACCCACTGA